A stretch of Candidatus Sphingomonas phytovorans DNA encodes these proteins:
- a CDS encoding FadR/GntR family transcriptional regulator: MTPGQQPKGRRIHGTIAHDLGVEIVTGVYKPGDVLPGEIEFAEQLHVSRSVYREAVRMLMAKGLVESRPKAGTSVSPRSRWNLLDPDVLAWMFEGEPSEVFIRSLFELRMIVEPAAAALAAERRTGRELAQMGHALEEMGRYGLATPEGRVADQHFHHLILEATRNEPLTTLSSTIAAAVGWTTIFKQRNRKLPRDPLPEHQLLYDAIADANPEAARVAMADLIRRALEDTELAMEPGGG; this comes from the coding sequence GTGACGCCGGGACAGCAACCAAAGGGCCGCCGGATCCACGGCACGATCGCGCATGATCTGGGCGTCGAGATCGTCACGGGGGTGTACAAGCCGGGCGATGTCCTGCCCGGCGAGATCGAGTTCGCCGAACAACTCCACGTGTCGCGCAGCGTCTATCGCGAGGCGGTGCGCATGCTGATGGCCAAGGGCCTGGTCGAAAGCCGGCCCAAGGCGGGCACCAGCGTCAGCCCGCGCAGCCGCTGGAACCTGCTCGATCCCGACGTGCTTGCCTGGATGTTCGAGGGCGAGCCGAGCGAGGTGTTCATCCGCAGCCTGTTCGAGCTGCGCATGATCGTCGAGCCGGCTGCCGCCGCGCTCGCGGCTGAGCGCCGGACGGGACGTGAACTGGCGCAGATGGGGCATGCGCTTGAGGAGATGGGGCGCTACGGCCTCGCCACGCCCGAGGGGCGGGTGGCCGACCAGCATTTCCATCACCTGATCCTGGAGGCGACGCGCAACGAGCCGCTGACCACCTTGTCCAGCACCATCGCCGCGGCGGTCGGCTGGACCACCATCTTCAAGCAGCGCAACCGCAAGCTGCCGCGCGACCCGTTGCCCGAGCATCAGCTACTGTACGACGCGATCGCTGATGCGAACCCGGAAGCAGCGCGCGTTGCGATGGCCGACCTGATCCGCCGCGCGCTTGAGGATACCGAACTGGCCATGGAGCCGGGCGGGGGCTGA
- the gguC gene encoding GguC family protein: MRTSLVQFIDAGGTRGVAMLRGEQPPQRLVGVESVRALAEAALVAGNGLVDQAALAGYAGVVDLETVTLLSPIDHGDPAHLLLTGTGLTHLGSAEGRDKMHRSMTEAAQQTDSMRMFLMGVEGGKPGAGETGAQPEWFYKGNGEQLAAPGAPLRSPAFALDAGEEPEIAGIYLIDGEGNPVRLGFAIGNEFSDHVTERGNYLWLAHSKLRAAALGPELLLGDLPEDIRGTSRIVRNGETLWERPFVTGEANMSHSIANLEHHHFKYDLFRHPGDVHVHFFGTATLSFSEGIRTEPGDVFEIEAPPFRLPARNPIVIEPARDVRIRIL; the protein is encoded by the coding sequence ATGCGGACGTCGCTGGTGCAGTTCATCGATGCCGGAGGCACGCGCGGCGTTGCCATGCTGCGCGGCGAACAACCGCCGCAACGGCTGGTCGGGGTGGAAAGCGTGCGCGCGCTCGCCGAGGCCGCGCTGGTGGCGGGCAATGGTCTGGTCGATCAGGCGGCCCTGGCCGGCTATGCTGGGGTGGTCGATCTGGAGACGGTCACCTTGCTGTCGCCGATCGACCATGGGGATCCGGCGCATCTGCTGCTGACGGGCACTGGCCTCACTCATCTCGGGTCGGCCGAGGGACGCGACAAGATGCACCGCTCGATGACCGAGGCGGCGCAGCAGACCGATTCGATGCGCATGTTCCTGATGGGCGTGGAGGGCGGCAAGCCCGGCGCGGGCGAGACCGGCGCACAGCCCGAATGGTTCTACAAGGGAAATGGCGAACAGCTTGCCGCGCCGGGCGCGCCGTTGCGTTCACCCGCCTTCGCGCTCGATGCGGGGGAGGAGCCGGAGATTGCCGGCATCTATCTGATCGACGGCGAGGGCAATCCGGTCAGGCTCGGCTTCGCGATCGGCAATGAATTTTCCGATCATGTGACGGAGCGCGGCAATTATCTCTGGCTCGCCCATTCGAAGCTGCGCGCCGCGGCATTGGGGCCGGAACTGCTGCTTGGCGATCTGCCCGAGGATATCCGTGGCACCAGCCGGATCGTGCGGAACGGCGAGACCCTGTGGGAACGTCCGTTCGTGACGGGAGAGGCGAACATGTCGCACAGCATCGCCAATCTCGAACATCATCATTTCAAATACGACCTGTTCCGCCATCCCGGCGATGTGCATGTCCATTTCTTCGGCACGGCGACCCTGTCCTTCTCCGAAGGCATCCGTACCGAGCCGGGGGACGTGTTCGAGATCGAGGCGCCGCCCTTCCGCCTGCCGGCGCGCAATCCGATCGTGATCGAACCGGCACGTGATGTTCGGATAAGGATACTCTAG
- a CDS encoding alpha-L-arabinofuranosidase C-terminal domain-containing protein — protein sequence MAASKRLRTGARIALAAALVFASGAAWAQAREASVTVHADKPGPKVQREIFGQFAEHLGTGIYGGLWVGKNSRIPNSDGFRNDVIAALRAIKVPLIRWPGGCFADEYHWREGVGAKRPVKVNTHWGGVTEPNSVGTHEFMNFTELVGAEAYVSGNVGSGSPQEMADWVEYMTSPTASTLANERRANGRKEPWKLPYFGLGNELWGCGGNMRPDYAANETRRYATFVKAPANTKILKIASGASDSNYEWTDVMMRDAGDRIDGLGVHYYTVPDDWKRKGAATGFDEASWARTLSKTLLMDEYVTKHSAVMDKYDPERRVWLAVDEWGTWYDPTPGSNPGFLQQQNSLRDALVAAINLNIFTRHAERVKMANIAQMINVLQAMILTDGDKMVVTPTYQVFGMYVPWQDATQLPVDQTSPWYNKDQWTMASLNTSAVRGADGAVHVSLANLDPVNTLTVTLNLDGGTASTLSGKVLTADRIDAHNRIGEPLAVAPRDIAAVPVTGGKVVLTLPAKSVTVVALK from the coding sequence ATGGCGGCATCGAAACGGTTGAGAACGGGCGCGCGGATCGCGCTGGCGGCGGCGCTTGTCTTCGCGTCGGGTGCGGCCTGGGCGCAGGCGCGCGAGGCGAGCGTGACCGTTCATGCCGACAAGCCCGGGCCCAAGGTGCAGCGCGAGATCTTCGGCCAGTTCGCCGAGCATCTCGGCACCGGCATCTATGGCGGGCTGTGGGTGGGCAAGAATTCCCGAATTCCCAACAGCGACGGCTTCCGCAACGACGTGATCGCCGCGTTGCGCGCGATCAAGGTGCCGCTGATCCGCTGGCCGGGCGGCTGCTTCGCCGACGAATATCACTGGCGCGAGGGCGTGGGCGCGAAACGGCCGGTGAAGGTCAACACTCATTGGGGCGGCGTTACCGAGCCCAATTCGGTCGGCACGCACGAGTTCATGAACTTCACCGAGCTGGTCGGCGCCGAGGCCTATGTCTCCGGCAATGTCGGCAGCGGCTCGCCGCAGGAAATGGCCGACTGGGTCGAATATATGACCTCGCCGACCGCCTCGACACTCGCCAATGAGCGCCGCGCGAACGGCCGCAAGGAACCGTGGAAGCTTCCCTATTTCGGCCTCGGCAACGAGCTATGGGGCTGCGGCGGCAACATGCGGCCCGACTATGCAGCGAACGAGACGCGGCGCTACGCCACCTTCGTAAAGGCGCCAGCAAACACGAAGATCCTGAAGATCGCGAGCGGCGCCAGCGATTCGAACTATGAGTGGACCGACGTGATGATGCGCGACGCCGGCGACCGCATCGACGGCCTGGGCGTGCATTACTACACCGTGCCCGATGACTGGAAACGGAAGGGGGCCGCAACCGGCTTCGACGAGGCGAGCTGGGCGCGCACCCTGTCCAAGACGCTGCTCATGGACGAGTATGTGACGAAGCACAGCGCGGTCATGGACAAGTATGATCCGGAACGCCGCGTGTGGCTGGCGGTCGACGAATGGGGCACCTGGTACGATCCGACACCGGGCAGCAATCCCGGTTTCCTTCAGCAGCAGAACAGCCTGCGCGATGCGCTGGTCGCCGCGATCAACCTCAACATCTTCACCCGCCATGCCGAGCGCGTGAAGATGGCCAACATCGCCCAGATGATCAACGTGCTTCAGGCGATGATCCTGACCGATGGCGACAAGATGGTGGTCACGCCGACCTATCAGGTGTTCGGCATGTACGTGCCATGGCAGGACGCGACTCAATTGCCGGTCGACCAGACCAGCCCATGGTACAACAAGGATCAATGGACCATGGCGTCGCTCAACACATCGGCCGTGCGCGGCGCCGACGGCGCGGTGCATGTGTCGCTGGCGAATCTCGATCCGGTGAATACGCTGACCGTGACTCTCAACCTCGATGGCGGGACGGCCTCGACCCTGTCGGGCAAGGTACTGACCGCTGACCGGATCGATGCGCATAACCGCATCGGCGAGCCGCTGGCGGTCGCGCCCCGCGACATCGCTGCGGTGCCGGTGACTGGCGGCAAGGTGGTGCTGACCCTGCCGGCCAAGTCAGTGACCGTGGTGGCGCTGAAGTGA
- a CDS encoding Gfo/Idh/MocA family oxidoreductase, with the protein MLPIGIIGYGKIARDQHVPAITADGRFRLTGAVDPHAVSGAVPVHPDLAALLAADAPAAVAICTPPAARVAVAREAIAAGLHVLLEKPPGLTLAEVAELETLARDAGVTLFTAWHSQEAAGVDAARGWLADRAIEAVRVIWKEDIRVWHPGQEWILEAGGFGVFDPGINALSILTDILSAPLIVESAELAVPKGRTQPIAATLALRGGAVPVSVELDFLHQGVQRWDIEIDTPDGMLKLAMGGAELTIAGKAVPVGRNVEYQRLYARFADLVARGESDVDPAPLRLVAEAFELGVRREVEAFAFT; encoded by the coding sequence ATGCTGCCGATCGGGATCATCGGCTATGGCAAGATCGCCCGGGATCAGCATGTCCCGGCGATCACCGCCGATGGCCGGTTCCGCCTGACCGGCGCGGTTGACCCGCATGCCGTGTCGGGCGCGGTGCCGGTCCATCCTGATCTTGCCGCACTGCTCGCCGCCGATGCGCCGGCGGCGGTGGCGATCTGCACCCCGCCCGCCGCGCGCGTCGCAGTGGCGCGGGAGGCGATCGCGGCGGGGCTCCACGTGCTGCTGGAGAAACCGCCGGGCCTGACGCTCGCCGAGGTCGCCGAGCTCGAAACGCTGGCGCGGGATGCGGGCGTCACCCTGTTCACCGCCTGGCATTCGCAGGAGGCGGCCGGGGTCGATGCGGCGCGCGGCTGGCTGGCCGACCGCGCGATCGAGGCGGTGCGGGTGATCTGGAAGGAAGATATCCGCGTCTGGCATCCCGGGCAGGAATGGATCCTGGAGGCGGGCGGGTTTGGCGTGTTCGATCCCGGCATCAACGCGCTGTCGATCCTGACCGACATCCTGTCCGCGCCGCTGATCGTGGAATCAGCCGAACTGGCGGTGCCGAAGGGCCGGACGCAGCCGATCGCGGCGACGCTCGCGCTGCGCGGCGGCGCGGTGCCGGTCTCGGTCGAACTCGACTTCCTCCATCAGGGCGTGCAGCGCTGGGATATCGAGATCGATACGCCGGACGGCATGCTGAAGCTGGCGATGGGCGGTGCCGAGCTGACGATTGCGGGCAAGGCAGTCCCGGTGGGCAGGAATGTGGAATATCAGCGTCTCTATGCGCGCTTCGCCGACCTGGTGGCGCGCGGGGAGAGCGATGTGGATCCGGCCCCGTTGCGGCTGGTGGCCGAGGCGTTTGAACTTGGGGTGCGGCGCGAGGTGGAAGCGTTCGCGTTCACCTGA
- a CDS encoding alpha-glucosidase family protein: MSSSERGREWWRGAAIYQIYPRSFADSNGDGVGDLAGITGHLDHVASLGVDAVWLSPFFPSPMKDFGYDVSDYRGVDPLFGTLADFDALVARAHALGLKVIVDQVYAHTSDEHGWFAESRRDRANARHDWYVWADAKADGTPPNNWQSVFGGPGWTWDARRGQYYMHNFLSSQPQLNVHEAAVQDALLDVARFWLDRGVDGFRLDAISCAMVDPALRDNPARPPTNSRRTRPFDFQFHIHSQSHPDIPLFLERVRALTDAYPDRFTVAEVGGPNVEPEMQAFTQGDHRLNTAYGFNFLYAKALTPALVREVLERWPDTPGIGWPSWAFENHDAPRAVSRWAPAGHEQAFARMKMLLLMALRGNIFLYQGEELGLTQVDIPFDRLRDPEAIANWPLTLDRDGARTPMPWVAGEAGLGFATVEPWLPFGPDHAALAVDRQERDGASMLALTRRLLVMRKANPALVIGAIRFIEASETVLAFERVSGAQRLLCVFNFAVEAREWVPEEADSWRVIEQVGEVEQWRLGPFAGVIAERIT, encoded by the coding sequence TTGAGCAGTTCGGAACGCGGGCGCGAGTGGTGGCGCGGGGCGGCGATCTACCAGATCTATCCGCGAAGCTTCGCCGATTCGAACGGCGACGGGGTGGGCGATCTCGCCGGCATCACCGGGCATCTCGATCATGTCGCGTCGCTTGGCGTCGATGCGGTGTGGCTGTCGCCCTTCTTCCCGTCGCCGATGAAGGATTTCGGCTATGACGTGTCGGACTATCGCGGTGTCGATCCGCTGTTCGGCACGCTGGCGGATTTCGACGCGCTGGTCGCCCGCGCCCATGCGCTCGGGCTGAAGGTGATCGTCGACCAGGTCTATGCCCATACCTCGGACGAGCATGGCTGGTTCGCCGAGAGTCGTCGCGACCGGGCCAACGCCCGGCACGACTGGTATGTCTGGGCGGATGCGAAGGCGGACGGCACGCCGCCCAACAACTGGCAATCGGTGTTCGGCGGGCCGGGCTGGACCTGGGACGCACGGCGCGGCCAATATTACATGCACAATTTCCTGAGCAGCCAGCCGCAGCTCAACGTGCACGAGGCGGCGGTGCAGGACGCACTGCTCGACGTCGCGCGCTTCTGGCTCGATCGCGGGGTCGACGGGTTCAGGCTCGACGCGATCAGCTGCGCGATGGTCGATCCGGCGCTGCGCGACAATCCGGCAAGGCCGCCGACGAACAGCCGCCGTACCCGCCCGTTCGATTTCCAGTTCCACATCCACAGCCAGTCGCATCCCGATATTCCGCTCTTCCTCGAACGGGTGCGTGCGCTGACCGACGCCTATCCGGATCGATTCACCGTGGCCGAGGTCGGCGGCCCGAATGTCGAGCCGGAGATGCAGGCCTTCACGCAAGGCGACCACCGGCTGAACACGGCGTACGGCTTCAACTTCCTGTACGCGAAGGCGCTGACCCCGGCGCTGGTGCGCGAGGTGCTTGAACGCTGGCCCGATACGCCAGGCATTGGCTGGCCGAGCTGGGCGTTCGAGAATCACGATGCGCCGCGCGCCGTGTCGCGCTGGGCGCCGGCGGGGCATGAGCAGGCGTTCGCGCGCATGAAGATGCTGCTGCTCATGGCGCTGCGCGGTAACATCTTCCTCTATCAGGGCGAGGAGCTTGGCCTGACCCAGGTCGATATCCCGTTCGACCGGCTGCGCGATCCGGAGGCGATCGCCAACTGGCCGCTGACTCTGGACCGGGACGGCGCGCGGACGCCGATGCCCTGGGTGGCCGGAGAGGCGGGGCTTGGGTTTGCGACGGTTGAGCCATGGTTGCCCTTCGGGCCGGACCATGCGGCGCTGGCGGTCGACCGGCAGGAGCGGGACGGGGCATCGATGCTCGCGCTGACCCGGCGGCTGCTGGTGATGCGCAAGGCGAACCCCGCGCTGGTGATAGGGGCGATCCGGTTTATCGAAGCGTCGGAGACGGTGCTGGCGTTCGAGCGGGTTTCTGGCGCGCAACGGCTGTTATGTGTGTTCAACTTTGCGGTTGAGGCGCGGGAATGGGTGCCCGAAGAGGCTGACTCGTGGCGCGTGATCGAACAGGTGGGCGAGGTCGAGCAATGGCGGCTCGGCCCGTTCGCCGGGGTGATTGCGGAAAGGATCACCTGA